One segment of Triticum aestivum cultivar Chinese Spring chromosome 2A, IWGSC CS RefSeq v2.1, whole genome shotgun sequence DNA contains the following:
- the LOC123188137 gene encoding uncharacterized protein, which yields MESQQQQQQMEAVSAPAASTNGGGELIGYVDVHVRSARDIQNICIYHKQDVYARLSLPGEGAPAASTQVINGGGRNPVFDQSVRVGVRAGDVDAALRCEVWMLSRVKNYLQDQLLGFALVPLPDVVAAEGGTLAREFPLSTNDLFHSPAGFLELELSYIGVVPDVIPVSPTPKPALADPDECENAGGGAGAGAGKDYENMEFPDMNLVEENQIMLSEYVGLPCTAMETQSSESLLTSEDVDGAATESHDAGVRVVQSFSTDYSTADSAGAFRSETAASSVSTTESPAAAVPATPQSNPSEPSGNALSSAGQKEKASDAAEVDSSPTVQESPAVNSPSTVSENAVDKPPPAMSFNFAEEVQVNQKEIMDMYMKSMQQFTESLAKMKLPLDMDNGSDKSGSGPAAASPTDSSGTDSSAATKKPTAGAAQEKSPKVFYGSRAFF from the coding sequence ATGGagtcgcagcagcagcagcagcagatggaGGCGGTTTCTGCGCCGGCCGCCTCCACGAACGGGGGCGGGGAGCTGATCGGGTACGTGGACGTGCACGTGCGGAGCGCGCGGGACATCCAGAACATCTGCATCTACCACAAGCAGGACGTGTACGCGCGCCTCTCGCTGCCGGGGGAGGGCGCGCCGGCGGCGTCCACGCAGGTCATCAATGGCGGCGGCCGCAACCCGGTGTTTGACCAGTCCGTGCGCGTCGGCGTGCGCGCGGGGGACGTCGACGCCGCGCTCCGCTGCGAGGTCTGGATGCTCAGCCGGGTCAAGAACTACCTGCAGGACCAGCTGCTGGGCTTCGCGCTCGTGCCGCTCCCGGACGTCGTCGCCGCCGAGGGTGGCACGCTCGCGCGCGAGTTCCCGCTCTCCACCAACGACCTCTTCCACTCCCCGGCCGGGTTCTTGGAGCTCGAGCTCTCGTACATCGGGGTCGTGCCCGATGTCATTCCCGTCTCGCCCACGCCCAAGCCTGCGCTGGCCGATCCGGATGAGTGCGAGAACGCCGGCggcggagccggcgctggcgcaggGAAGGACTACGAGAACATGGAGTTCCCTGACATGAATCTTGTGGAGGAAAACCAGATTATGCTCTCGGAATATGTTGGGCTGCCGTGCACGGCCATGGAAACGCAGAGCTCCGAGAGCCTCCTGACCTCGGAGGACGTGGATGGCGCCGCCACCGAGTCCCACGACGCTGGCGTGCGCGTCGTGCAGAGCTTCTCCACGGACTACAGCACCGCCGACTCGGCCGGCGCCTTCCGGAGCGAGACGGCAGCCAGCAGCGTGTCCACCACGGAGTCCCCGGCCGCGGCCGTCCCGGCCACCCCGCAGTCCAACCCGTCCGAGCCGTCAGGAAACGCCCTCTCATCAGCAGGCCAGAAGGAGAAGGCCTCGGACGCGGCGGAGGTCGATTCGTCTCCCACCGTTCAGGAGAGCCCGGCGGTGAACTCGCCCAGCACCGTGTCTGAGAACGCGGTGGACAAGCCGCCGCCGGCGATGAGCTTCAACTTCGCGGAGGAGGTGCAGGTGAACCAGAAGGAGATCATGGACATGTACATGAAGAGCATGCAGCAGTTCACGGAGTCGCTGGCCAAGATGAAGCTCCCGCTGGACATGGACAATGGCAGCGACAAGAGCGGGagcggccccgccgccgcctcgcccacgGATTCCAGCGGCACCGACTCGAGCGCGGCGACGAAGAAACCGACGGCCGGGGCTGCGCAGGAGAAATCTCCCAAGGTGTTCTACGGAAGCCGAGCCTTCTTCTAG